In Paraburkholderia terrae, the DNA window CGAAGCACTGAACGGCGTGATGAACGCCGTCGATTTCATCGAGCAGGTACGTCAGGCGAGCGATCTCGCGACGGTGCCGGTTGGCCGCCGCGTGATCGTGATCGGTGGCGGCAATACGGCCGTCGATGCCGCCGTGCAAAGCCGCAAGCTCGGCGCGACGAGCGTGACGATGGTGTATCGGCGCGGCGTCGAGTCGATGAGCGCGACGTGGGCCGAGCGCGATTTCGCGCAGACGCAGAACGTGACGCTCATCACGCATGCGAAGCCTGTGCGTTTGATTGGCAGCGACGGAAAGGTGACGGGCGTTGAATTCGAACGCACCGGGAGCGACGGCAGCGCCGAGCGCTTCACGCTCGAAGCCGACATGGTGCTCAAGGCGATCGGTCAGACGCTCGTGAGCGTCGGCCTCGATCACGAACTGTTGACGCTCGATCAAAGCCGCATCGCAGTCGACGCCGATCTGCGCACGTCGCTGGACAAGGTCTGGGCGGGCGGCGATTGCGCGGCATCGGGCGGCATCGATCTGACCGTGCAGGCGGTGCAGGACGGCAAGCTCGCGGCGGCATCGATCGACGCTGCGTTCGCGCTCGCCGCCGTCAAGGCGGCCTGAAGCGAAAACGCAAGCACGCATCACGCGAAAACGACAAAACCGAATCCCCACGGAGCCGAACATGGCTGATCTTCGCTGCACGATTGCCGGCATTACTTCGCCGAATCCTTTCTGGCTCGCGTCCGCGCCCCCAACGGACAAAGCCTATAACGTACACCGCGCGTTCGAAGCGGGCTGGGGTGGCGTCGTATGGAAGACGCTCGGGCTCGACCCGCACGTGGTCAACGTTAGCTCGCGCTACGGCGCGGTGCAATGGAACGGCCAGCGCATGGCGGGCCTGAACAACATCGAGCTGATCACCGACCGGCCGCTCGACGTCAACCTGCGCGAGATCAAAGAGGTCAAGCGCGACTGGCCCGACCGCGCGATGATCGTCTCGCTGATGGTGCCGTGCAACGAGCGCGACTGGAAATGGATTCTCCCGCTCGTCGAAGACACGGGCGCCGATGCCGTCGAACTCAACTTCGGCTGTCCGCACGGAATGAGCGAACGCGGCATGGGCTCCGCTGTCGGCCAGGTGCCGGAGTACATCGAGATGGTCACGCGCTGGGTGAAGGAAGGCACGAAGCTGCCGTGCCTCGTGAAGCTCACGCCGAACATCAGCGACATCCGCATGGGCTCGCGCGCCGCATACAAGGGCGGCGCGGACGGCGTGTCGCTGATCAACACGATCAACTCGATCGTCGCTGTCGATCTCGACCAGATGGCGCCGATGCCGACTGTCGACGGCAAGGGCACGCATGGCGGCTACTGCGGCCCGGCTGTGAAGCCGATCGCGTTGAACATGGTCGCTGAAATCGCGCGTGATTCAGAGACCCCGGGCTTGCCGATCTCCGGCATCGGCGGTATTTCTACGTGGCGCGACGCGGCCGAATTCATGGTGCTCGGCGCGGGCAGCGTGCAGGTGTGTACGGCCGCCATGCACTACGGCTTTCGCATCGTCTCCGATCTCGCGGACGGCCTGTCGAACTGGATGGACGAAAAAGGCTACGCGACGCTCGACGACATTCGTGGCCGCGCGGTGCCGAATGTCACCGACTGGAAGTACCTGAACATGAAGTACGACATCAAGGCGCGCATCGATCAGGACAAGTGCATCCAGTGCGGCCTCTGTCACATCGCCTGCGAAGACACATCGCATCAGGCGATCACACGCGAAAAGGACGGCAAGCGTCATTTCGAAGTGGTCGATGCGGAATGCGTCGGGTGCAATCTTTGCATGCATGTGTGTCCCGTCGAGCAATGCATCACGATGGAGCGTGTCGATAGCGGCGAGTACGCAAACTGGACCACGCATCCGAACAATCCGGCGCGAGTCGTTGCGGACGCAGCTGACACAACGCACGCACAGGAACACGCGGCAAAAGCGGCCTGAACTTCAACAATCAACGAGCGATCAAGTGGAGATCCATCGATGAAGCAGACAGCGCAATCCGCCGATGCGACTCACGCCGGCAGCAGTCTATACAACGAAGACCTCGCGCCGACGGGGCCCGCGCAGCGCACGTGGAAGTGGTATCACTTCGCCGCGCTTTGGGTCGGCATGGTGATGAACATCGCGTCGTACATGCTCGCGGCCGGTTTGACGGAAGAGGGCATGTCGCCGTGGCAGGCTGTGCTGACGGTATTGCTCGGCAACCTGATCGTACTGGTGCCGATGCTGCTGATCGGACATGCGGGCGCGAAGCACGGCATTCCGTACGCGGTGCTGGTGAGATCGTCGTTCGGCACGCAGGGCGCGAAACTGCCCGCGATGCTGCGCGCGGTCGTCGCGTGTGGCTGGTACGGCATCCAGACGTGGCTCGGCGGCAGCGCGATCTATACGCTGCTCAACATCCTGACGGGCAACGCGCTGCACGGCGCGGCGCTGCCGTTCCTCGACATTTCGATCGCGCAGCTCGCGTGCTTCCTCGCGTTCTGGGCCTTGCAGATCTACTTCATCGTGCATGGCACCGATTCGATCCGCTGGCTGGAAAGCTGGTCGGCGCCCATCAAGGTCGTGATGTGCATCGCTCTCGTGTGGTGGGCGACGTCGAAAGCGGGCGGTGTCGGCTCGATGCTGTCCGCGCCTTCGCAATTCGCGCCGGGCGGCAAGAAAGAAGGGCTTTTCTGGATCACGTTCTGGCCAAGTCTCACGGCGATGGTCGGTTTCTGGGCGACGCTTGCGCTCAACATTCCCGACTTCACGCGCTTTGCGAAGACGCAGCGCGACCAGATCGTCGGCCAGTCGATTGGGCTGCCCGTGCCGATGGCGTTGCTGTCGGTGATCTCGGTGGTCGTCACGTCGGCGACGGTCGTGATTTACGGCAAGGCGATCTGGGACCCGATCGATCTGACCAGCCGCATGACGGGCATCGGCGTCGGCGTTGCGCTGATC includes these proteins:
- the preA gene encoding NAD-dependent dihydropyrimidine dehydrogenase subunit PreA, encoding MADLRCTIAGITSPNPFWLASAPPTDKAYNVHRAFEAGWGGVVWKTLGLDPHVVNVSSRYGAVQWNGQRMAGLNNIELITDRPLDVNLREIKEVKRDWPDRAMIVSLMVPCNERDWKWILPLVEDTGADAVELNFGCPHGMSERGMGSAVGQVPEYIEMVTRWVKEGTKLPCLVKLTPNISDIRMGSRAAYKGGADGVSLINTINSIVAVDLDQMAPMPTVDGKGTHGGYCGPAVKPIALNMVAEIARDSETPGLPISGIGGISTWRDAAEFMVLGAGSVQVCTAAMHYGFRIVSDLADGLSNWMDEKGYATLDDIRGRAVPNVTDWKYLNMKYDIKARIDQDKCIQCGLCHIACEDTSHQAITREKDGKRHFEVVDAECVGCNLCMHVCPVEQCITMERVDSGEYANWTTHPNNPARVVADAADTTHAQEHAAKAA
- a CDS encoding NCS1 family nucleobase:cation symporter-1, which translates into the protein MKQTAQSADATHAGSSLYNEDLAPTGPAQRTWKWYHFAALWVGMVMNIASYMLAAGLTEEGMSPWQAVLTVLLGNLIVLVPMLLIGHAGAKHGIPYAVLVRSSFGTQGAKLPAMLRAVVACGWYGIQTWLGGSAIYTLLNILTGNALHGAALPFLDISIAQLACFLAFWALQIYFIVHGTDSIRWLESWSAPIKVVMCIALVWWATSKAGGVGSMLSAPSQFAPGGKKEGLFWITFWPSLTAMVGFWATLALNIPDFTRFAKTQRDQIVGQSIGLPVPMALLSVISVVVTSATVVIYGKAIWDPIDLTSRMTGIGVGVALIILTLDTMCCNLAANLVGPAYDFSSLWPKGISYRAGGMITATIAIVMMPWKILATTQGYIFTWLVGYSALLGPVAGILMVDYFFIRGTRLDQRELFDENGEYSYTGGWNIAAVVALVIGVLPNLPGFLHTAFPASFPNVPAFFNTLYTYAWFVGLALASIVYGTWMKMRRSPGASMASA